catttcattttctgctttcttgGGATTGTGCTAATGCATGTCAATTTACCTGTTCTTAAAGCCTCTTATGATTTAGCAATTGGAAAACTTAAGACAAAAATGAGGTGTTTCAAGTTTGtggattttcatttttgtccATTCTCTTCTTGTTCCCATAGTTGATGTCTTATCTTTGTCCTCAGAAAGCTttgatgaaacaaaaaaatacatgtatcaGACGTAGTCTTTGGGCTGGAAAAGATTGGAAGGCTGATGAGAGAGCTAGGCCATGGACATCAGCTAAAGGTGTTTAAAACAGCCTAGGAGTGAGCTACAAGACAGACTGATCAAAGGCTGAGCCCTCACCCTCTGCTGGGTCTTAGCCCATACCCCGGAACTTTTCAAAATGTGACCTGACTGATCTGATCACGAGCATTGGAAAGAAGTCAGCATTTTAAAGGTCATCGTTTAATATTCTGCCTTTGTAGCACTTTTTACAAGCCTaagatttcccttctcttcagaTAGGTGAAAACGGTGATCCCAAAGCCTTCCTAATAGAGATTTCCTGGACAGACACCTATCCCCAGACACCTCCAATCATATCTATGAATGCCTTTTTTAACAACACCATGTGAGTAGTGTTTCGTTTTCATGAGGTTTTTTctgttggggggcgggggcagggtaactgtctctcttatttttctcttaacaatGCAAATCTTATGCACGGCAGATCGTCAGCTGTAAAGCAGAGCATATTAGCCAAGTTACAGGAAGCGGTGGAAGTCAATCTCGGGACGGCCATGACCTACACACTGTTTGAATATGCCAAGGACAATAAAGAGCAGTTCATGGAGAACCACCACCCTGTTCATTCTGCTGTGAGCAGGGGATTCCGTTTcaccatattttgtttgttttggttttactctgctagtaattcatttttactagtaattatttttttaaaattggagggAGAATTTGTGTTAGATTTAAAATCATAGTTACATCTGAGTTAAATGAGAACAATGAATTTTAGATTCTTAGTGTCTACTCTTCACATAAGCCTAGAATACTTCACGGGTGTGCCAAAACTGAGCTGTGTAGAGCCAAATACTTTCTCAAGTTTATTTAACATCTTCATAAAGCTCAGATAGCAGAGTTCTTACATAGTGCTGAAATACATATGAAATTACGTACTTTCTCCATGAGGCTTATTTAGTTGTAAGTAGTCCTGCCACAGTTCAATTGGAAAGTGTTGCAGCTTAAGGAGACTtcattaaataggaaaaaattattttatttctggaattattttaggACATAATCATCTTTTATGACCTTAAGCAGGTATGTGTTAGACCCCTTTGCACCAAGTCATGCACTCCAGGACTTTCAGTGGTCAGTATCGGTTGAGTTTTGTCTTGTAAACCAAAGGCCACGAGCAGTTCTGGCTTCCATGTTCCCCATGAACACAAGTGGACACTGAGAGGTAGCCTGGAGAAGCAGTGGAGGGCGGTAGCTCCTGGACCGGGGGCCAGACCGCATGGCCCTGAGCATGCACTCCTTTGCTGCGTGGCTTTGGGCactttcttaatctctctgtgctcagctttttcatttgtaaactgGGGATTATAATAGTATCTGCCTCGTGAGATTGTACTAAGGATCAAATGAGTGACAGCTGTACGACATGCTTGGCACGTAGTAAGCATTTTAAGTTTTGTCTATCTGACTACATGACCCCAGATATTTAAAAATGTCCTTCATTTCCTCTGGGAACCAGGAGGTTCTGAGTAGGCATATGTGATTTTTCTGAAGACATATTTAACTTTCAAATAATAGCACATTAACTGAATTGTAAAATTACCTTGGCACTTCAAAGCTTCAGCATAATCCTGGTATCAGATCTTGTTTCTCAGGGACCTGGTTATAACAGTATAACTAATATTATGGCCTTCAatgtgaacttttaggagagtgAAACCAGTAATGTGCTAAGGTGCctgagctaataaatgaatataataataaaggattCTTTTACTTCACAAACCTAAAAATCGTCAACTCATTTCAGGATATAGCCATATTTAGTGTAATTCAGTAAGTTTTAAGGCTTGAGTCtaagaatttgttctttttttctaggcGTCCATAAGCAATATCATCTCAGTTGAAACTCCTAACACAGCCCCATCaagtaagaaaaaagacaaaaaagaacaacTTTCAAAAGCCCAGAAACGTAAGCTGGCAGATAAAACaggtttgtggtattttttttttcttttataacacaTAACTGGGTTGCTTTTTGGTATGATATGG
This sequence is a window from Physeter macrocephalus isolate SW-GA chromosome 20, ASM283717v5, whole genome shotgun sequence. Protein-coding genes within it:
- the RWDD4 gene encoding RWD domain-containing protein 4 isoform X1, translating into MSANEDQEMELEALRSIYEGDESFRELSPVSFQYRIGENGDPKAFLIEISWTDTYPQTPPIISMNAFFNNTISSAVKQSILAKLQEAVEVNLGTAMTYTLFEYAKDNKEQFMENHHPVHSAASISNIISVETPNTAPSSKKKDKKEQLSKAQKRKLADKTDHKGELPRGWNWVDVVKHVSISEISHVFLFPTPSVLGFLFLIMENL
- the RWDD4 gene encoding RWD domain-containing protein 4 isoform X2 codes for the protein MSANEDQEMELEALRSIYEGDESFRELSPVSFQYRIGENGDPKAFLIEISWTDTYPQTPPIISMNAFFNNTISSAVKQSILAKLQEAVEVNLGTAMTYTLFEYAKDNKEQFMENHHPVHSAASISNIISVETPNTAPSSKKKDKKEQLSKAQKRKLADKTDHKGELPRGWNWVDVVKEYEVLFRFSSQWSRRLNSEFTA
- the RWDD4 gene encoding RWD domain-containing protein 4 isoform X3, which gives rise to MSANEDQEMELEALRSIYEGDESFRELSPVSFQYRIGENGDPKAFLIEISWTDTYPQTPPIISMNAFFNNTISSAVKQSILAKLQEAVEVNLGTAMTYTLFEYAKDNKEQFMENHHPVHSAASISNIISVETPNTAPSSKKKDKKEQLSKAQKRKLADKTDHKGELPRGWNWVDVVKLSKTGSKDDE